A region from the Deinococcus sp. KSM4-11 genome encodes:
- the prfB gene encoding peptide chain release factor 2 (programmed frameshift) has translation MQELLEKLASLREYLDIPGKTRRLNELDRELSDPELWNNASRARQVTQEAGTVRRIVDGYRTLDSDAQGLNEMLAMADADEREMLAEEQESIQKRVDDLYRETLFTMKHADTAAIVRVKSGAGGTESQDWAGMLSRMFMRWAERRGFKVELVDQQDGEQAGVLSSEFIIRGEKAYGMMAPEHGVHRLVRVSPFDSNNRRHTSFASVDVVAEVPEEEINIHIPDSDLRRDVFRSQGAGGQGVNTTDSAVRLTHIPTGIAVASQVTRSQIKNHDIALQILKQRLYDIEIKKREAEEAKARGEQKKIEWGSQIRSYVLDKQYIKDHRTGLMKHNPDDVLDGDLDDLMWAGLEWMAGKRVAEESGDEE, from the exons ATGCAGGAACTACTCGAAAAACTGGCGTCGCTCCGGGAGTACCTT GACATTCCCGGCAAAACGCGCCGCCTGAACGAACTCGATCGCGAACTCAGCGACCCGGAGCTGTGGAACAACGCCAGCCGTGCCCGGCAGGTCACGCAGGAAGCTGGCACGGTGCGCCGTATCGTGGATGGCTACCGGACGCTGGACTCGGATGCCCAGGGCCTGAACGAAATGCTGGCCATGGCCGATGCCGACGAACGCGAAATGTTGGCCGAGGAACAGGAGAGCATCCAGAAACGGGTCGATGACCTGTACCGGGAAACCCTGTTCACCATGAAGCACGCCGACACGGCCGCCATCGTGCGCGTTAAGAGCGGCGCGGGTGGCACCGAGTCTCAGGACTGGGCAGGCATGCTCTCGCGGATGTTCATGCGCTGGGCCGAACGCCGGGGGTTCAAGGTCGAACTGGTCGACCAGCAGGACGGCGAGCAGGCCGGGGTACTCAGTTCGGAATTCATCATCCGGGGCGAGAAGGCCTACGGCATGATGGCGCCCGAGCACGGCGTGCACCGGCTGGTGCGGGTCTCACCCTTCGACTCCAACAACCGCCGCCACACGTCGTTCGCCTCGGTGGACGTGGTGGCCGAGGTGCCGGAGGAGGAGATCAACATCCACATCCCGGACAGCGACCTGCGCCGGGACGTGTTCCGCTCGCAGGGCGCGGGCGGCCAGGGAGTGAACACCACCGACTCCGCCGTGCGCTTGACCCACATCCCCACCGGGATCGCGGTGGCCTCGCAGGTGACCCGCTCGCAGATCAAGAACCACGACATCGCCCTGCAGATCCTCAAGCAGCGGCTGTACGACATCGAGATCAAGAAACGCGAGGCCGAGGAGGCCAAGGCGCGGGGCGAGCAGAAGAAGATCGAGTGGGGCTCACAGATCCGCTCGTATGTACTCGACAAGCAGTACATCAAGGATCACCGCACCGGACTGATGAAGCACAACCCGGACGATGTCCTCGATGGCGATCTCGACGACCTGATGTGGGCCGGACTGGAATGGATGGCCGGAAAACGCGTCGCTGAGGAAAGCGGGGACGAGGAGTAA